GACTCGCTCGATCACTACTGGCGGACCGCGACGCCGCTCGAGTCCGACGCGTTTTCGGAGTGAGGGCGGGAGAAGCCGTTGGTTCGGGACGTTACGCGAGTCCCGGCTCCGGTGCTATCGGATCGGTCGACGCGGACCCGTGGTCTGCGGGCCGTGCGATATCGGGGAATTCCGGCCCGACCGTGATCGACGCGGGTTCGGGTTCCGTCTCCTCCTCGCCGGTCTGTTCGATGACGTACTCCTGGCCGATCGTCGACGACTGGAGGCTGTCGACGGGTGCGTGATCTTCGGTCAGCACCGGGACGTCGTCGGTCCTGGGCACTGGCAGCGTGGCGTTGACCTCGCTGCTCAGGTCGATGCCGAGATCGCGGTTCGCGTTTCGCTCGGCGAGTTCGGCCTCCGTGAAGTCCGTGTCGGCTTTCGTCGCGACGATTTCGATGTTCTGTACCGAGTCCCACTCCGACGTCCGGTAGCTGTACGTCGACGGGAAGGCCCGGTCGATCGTCTTGTACTGCGCGCGGTAGAAGTCCGAGCCCGCGCCGCTCGGCGCGGAGATGACGTTCGCCATGAACACGCCGTCGTCGGTCAGGCGATCCTCGGCCAGTTCCATGAACCCGAGCTGGGTCAGGTGGATCGGGACCTGATCCTTCTGGTAGGCGTCGAGAACGATCACGTCGTAAGTCCGATCAGTGTTCCGGAGGAACCGTCGGCCGTCTTCCGTATGGACCGTCAGGTTCTCGCTCTCCTCGAGCCGGAAGTAGTCTTTGGCGGCCTGGGAGACTTCGGGATCGAGTTCGGCGACGTCGACGTTGACGTCGTACTTCCGTTCGAAATCCTTCGGCCCGGTGTAGCCGCCCCCGCCGATGAACAGGACGTTGTCGACCTCCTCGGGATCGTCGACCATCAGCATCGGAATGTGGAAGTACCGCGTGTACTCGAAGACGTGTCGATCGGGGTCCTCGAGGTCCATCGCGCTGTGGCGTGCCCCGTCCAGATACAGGGTCCGTTCGTCCCCGCTGTCGACGACCTCGAGCTCCTGGTAGGCCGTCTGCGTCTGGTAGACGACGTCGCCGCGGTGGTCGAACGCCACCGGACCCACTCCGGCCGCGACGACGAGCAACAGTGCGATCCCGACGCTCGCGGCCGCCGGCTTCGGCGTCAGCGACGGAAGCGTGAGCGCGAACGCGGTCCCGACGAGGATGAACCCGAAGAGGAGCCCGATCGCGTCGATACCCAGCGCCGGGATCAGGACGAAGGTCGTCGCGCCCGCACCGACGATGCTGCCGATCGTGCCGAGCGCGTAGACGTGGCCCGACGCCTCGCCGATCCCCTCCTTCCGGGAGAGTTCCGCCGAGTAGGGGCTGATGAACCCGAGCAGATAGGTCGGCGGTCCGAAGAGGATGAGGACGGCCGGGAGCGAGGCGTACCGGGCGGGCAACGGCATCGCGGAGGCCGAGAGTAACAGCTGGTCGCTCGCGTAGACGACGATCGCGACGTAGCCCGCGGTCCCCAGCATGATCCAGCTCATTCGACGGTTCGACGCAGTTCCAGCCTGTTTCCCGCCCTGCCAATACCCGAGGCTCAGCGCCGCGAGGAAGACGGTGATGATGCTCCCCCACGTGTAGATGCTGCTTCCGAACTGGGGGGCGATGATCCGGCCGGCGAGGATCTCCAGGCCCATACTGGTCACGCCGGAGACGAACACCGCGACGTCGGGTTTCGTCGGCCGGTAGTCGGACAGCTGCCGCATGCTCATTATCGGACAGTAGTGGGCCCGCGACGAGAAGGTGTCGCCTCACGACGGGGACCGGCGCACGCGAGCGGCGTCGCCGGGTGACCGAAGAGGCAAGGGAACGAGTGGAAGGCGGTTTTTATACCTGTTCGAACGAACGGAACGGTATGCGCGAAGTGAGCGTCTCTCGAGTCGTCGGCGTCTCCCCGGCCGAACTGTCGTCGTGGCTCGGGCCCGCGAGAATCGTCGAAGCCGAGGGCAGCTTCGCGGTCGAATCCGTCTACGACGGGGACGACGCAACGGTCGTCGTGGCCAGCGGTCCCGGACTCCAGCTGCCGTTGCGATTCGAGGACCGCGACGGGACGATCTACTACACGCAGGAGAGCGAGGGCGGCCCGTTCGCGGAGATGGAAACGTGGCTCGAGTCCGAGCCGGTCGACGACGAGCGAACGCGAGTCACGGTCCGGTCGGCGGTCGAACTCGCCGCGCCGCTCCCGTTGGGTGACCGGATCGCCGGCTGGAAGCGCCGCGGCGAGCTTCGGAACCTCCTCGACGCGATCGATGCCGAATTCGATTGACTGGGGCTCTCGTTTTAGGGGAAGACGGCGGCTTCGTCGGAGCTACGAGACCGTCAGCTGCTCCGGGGCGTCGAGACCGTCAGTTGGTCGTGATCACTTCGATCACGTCGCGGGACTCGACCTCGTAGTCGGTTCCCAGTTGCCGGTTCGTCCGGCAGTCGATCGCGTGCAAGAAGCCGTCGCCGATATCTGAGTGGAGACTATAAGCGAAATCCTCCGCGGTCGAGTTCGGCGGGATCAGGTAGCAATCGGGCAACACCTCGCCGCGCTCGTTGCCCAGTCCGTTCGCACCGCCGGGGAAGACGGGCGTGACGCCGAGGACGTCGAAGAGCGCCGTCTCGAGGGCCGCCTGCACGCCCGTCGCGCCGAACTCGTCGAGGAAGCCCCGGATCTGCTCGAGTCCCTGTTCCTGGTCTCCGGAGACGTCGCCGACGATCTCGAAGTCCCCGTCGCCGGGTCGGTAGTCGACGACGCCGGCCTTGTCGGCCGACTTCAGCGCCTTCTCGGCGTGGGCGCTGCAGGGAACGATCGTCAGGTGGTCGTACTCGGGGTCGTTCGCGATCTCCTCGTAGTTTGCCTGCGCCTCGGGGGTGTCCATCTTGTTCGCCGCGATGACCATCGGCTTGGTCTCCTTGCGGATCTCGCGGGCGAGCCTGAGTTCATCGTCGGCCTCCCAAGCCGCAGGGTCGAAGCCGACGTCCGTCCGGCGGATGAGCCGCTTGATCTCGTCCTCGCTGGTCTTGAACGCGCTCATCTGCTCGGCCAGCTCCTCCTCGATGGCGTCGTCCTCGGTCGTATACCCCGTCTCGTAGCGTTCGATTCCCTTCTCGAGGACGCCCAGATACCACTGATCGAGTTCCTCCTCGAGGAAGGCGATGTCGTCGCGGGGGTCGTGGCCCTCGGTAGCTTCGCCCTCGGCGTCCGTTTTGCCGGAGAAGTCCACGACGTGGACGAGCACGTCGGTCTCGTTGAGATCC
This portion of the Natrinema salinisoli genome encodes:
- a CDS encoding redox-regulated ATPase YchF, with translation MSTSYRIGLVGKPSVGKSSFFNAATMNDVPEGAYPFTTIDPSVGEAYVRVDCAAPEFDEECTPNVGYCADGTRFVPTKLVDVAGLIPGAHEGNGLGNQFLSDLNETDVLVHVVDFSGKTDAEGEATEGHDPRDDIAFLEEELDQWYLGVLEKGIERYETGYTTEDDAIEEELAEQMSAFKTSEDEIKRLIRRTDVGFDPAAWEADDELRLAREIRKETKPMVIAANKMDTPEAQANYEEIANDPEYDHLTIVPCSAHAEKALKSADKAGVVDYRPGDGDFEIVGDVSGDQEQGLEQIRGFLDEFGATGVQAALETALFDVLGVTPVFPGGANGLGNERGEVLPDCYLIPPNSTAEDFAYSLHSDIGDGFLHAIDCRTNRQLGTDYEVESRDVIEVITTN
- a CDS encoding SRPBCC family protein; amino-acid sequence: MREVSVSRVVGVSPAELSSWLGPARIVEAEGSFAVESVYDGDDATVVVASGPGLQLPLRFEDRDGTIYYTQESEGGPFAEMETWLESEPVDDERTRVTVRSAVELAAPLPLGDRIAGWKRRGELRNLLDAIDAEFD
- a CDS encoding spermidine synthase, yielding MSMRQLSDYRPTKPDVAVFVSGVTSMGLEILAGRIIAPQFGSSIYTWGSIITVFLAALSLGYWQGGKQAGTASNRRMSWIMLGTAGYVAIVVYASDQLLLSASAMPLPARYASLPAVLILFGPPTYLLGFISPYSAELSRKEGIGEASGHVYALGTIGSIVGAGATTFVLIPALGIDAIGLLFGFILVGTAFALTLPSLTPKPAAASVGIALLLVVAAGVGPVAFDHRGDVVYQTQTAYQELEVVDSGDERTLYLDGARHSAMDLEDPDRHVFEYTRYFHIPMLMVDDPEEVDNVLFIGGGGYTGPKDFERKYDVNVDVAELDPEVSQAAKDYFRLEESENLTVHTEDGRRFLRNTDRTYDVIVLDAYQKDQVPIHLTQLGFMELAEDRLTDDGVFMANVISAPSGAGSDFYRAQYKTIDRAFPSTYSYRTSEWDSVQNIEIVATKADTDFTEAELAERNANRDLGIDLSSEVNATLPVPRTDDVPVLTEDHAPVDSLQSSTIGQEYVIEQTGEEETEPEPASITVGPEFPDIARPADHGSASTDPIAPEPGLA